A genome region from Nocardioides cynanchi includes the following:
- a CDS encoding magnesium transporter CorA family protein: MPRTRCYCNGILTDEDFPLNDVSEHLAEPSSIVWIDLCAPDLHDLQLVADELGLHELAVEDATKGHQRPKLDRYDGHDFLSAYSVRLDVETGRLETDEIAAFITASALVTVRRDESFPMDLLVKRWDDRVDLTRYGVGALLHGLLDFLVDGHFATVESLDDQIEQLEDLLFDDQPHDKDVQRRSFELRKSLVQLRRVVLPMREVVNTLMRGDLGVVHDELMPYYQDVYDHVMRATEWTESLRDLVNTILETNLTIQGNRLNVITKQVTSWAAIIAVPTAITGFYGQNVPFPGFAHQAGFLTSCLLIVALSLSLYLVFRRKGWL, from the coding sequence GTGCCCCGTACCCGCTGCTATTGCAACGGCATCCTCACCGATGAGGACTTCCCGCTCAACGATGTCTCCGAGCACCTGGCCGAGCCGTCCTCCATCGTCTGGATCGACCTCTGCGCCCCGGACCTGCACGACCTGCAGCTGGTGGCCGACGAGCTGGGGCTGCACGAGCTCGCGGTCGAGGACGCGACGAAGGGGCACCAGCGGCCCAAGCTCGACCGCTACGACGGGCACGACTTCCTCAGCGCCTACTCCGTGCGCCTCGACGTGGAGACGGGGCGGCTCGAGACCGACGAGATCGCCGCCTTCATCACAGCCTCCGCGCTCGTCACCGTACGCCGCGACGAGTCGTTCCCCATGGACCTGCTGGTGAAGCGGTGGGACGACAGGGTCGACCTCACCAGGTACGGCGTGGGGGCGCTGCTGCACGGCCTGCTCGACTTCCTGGTCGACGGCCACTTCGCCACCGTCGAGTCGCTCGACGACCAGATCGAGCAGCTGGAGGACCTGCTCTTCGACGACCAGCCGCACGACAAGGACGTGCAACGCCGCAGCTTCGAGCTGCGCAAGAGCCTCGTCCAGCTGCGCCGCGTGGTGCTGCCGATGCGGGAGGTCGTCAACACCCTGATGCGGGGCGACCTCGGAGTCGTCCACGACGAGCTGATGCCCTACTACCAGGACGTCTACGACCACGTCATGCGCGCCACCGAGTGGACCGAGAGCCTGCGCGACCTGGTCAACACCATCCTCGAGACCAACCTGACCATCCAGGGCAACCGGCTCAACGTCATCACCAAGCAGGTCACCAGCTGGGCCGCGATCATCGCCGTACCCACCGCGATCACCGGCTTCTACGGGCAGAACGTGCCGTTCCCCGGTTTCGCCCACCAGGCCGGCTTCCTCACCTCGTGCCTCCTGATCGTGGCGCTGTCACTGTCGTTGTACCTCGTGTTCAGGCGCAAGGGCTGGCTGTGA
- a CDS encoding endonuclease/exonuclease/phosphatase family protein: MRRSGSAVLSTLCLIGVAALAACSGSTDSAGAPTPGIPTGGTATSPGPLSLSVLVFNVEYGGTSATDAVIGSIGADVVGVLESYNRLPKIAAAAGYPYYDVGLQILSKYPILEPSGAHGLYAYLEVRPGEAIAMINTHLDYVHDGPNRLERGATVSDVLATERQVRLSTIRTLLPSAEHLLLDGWPLLLTGDLNEPSHLDWTARTASQHDGIGPVAWPVSEALTSAGLRDSYRQAHPDPVADPGNTWGGVAGSHGSPRRIDYAYVGGPVEVVDSQVVGERGGPGVDLGYPHWTSDHRAVLSKLTVTPAPVPTTLALSARMVSRGDEVTASYRMPDGLAGGRLQLEGPSSDTFPATGTSGTVQIPTSTLAAGAYRVRLLGPDGTVVATNRLTVRPRAGRIHLTTDARSYAVGQQITVHWADGPANRWDWVAVYRAGADNPRRDDYLVWDYTGGHDAGALPPRTHGTLTFGRDQQGKPWPLPPGRYTVHYLLTDQYHSIGSAAFTVR; the protein is encoded by the coding sequence ATGCGACGTTCCGGCTCGGCCGTCCTGAGCACGCTCTGCCTGATCGGCGTCGCGGCGCTCGCCGCCTGCAGCGGCTCGACGGACTCCGCAGGTGCGCCGACACCGGGCATCCCCACCGGCGGAACCGCCACGTCGCCGGGGCCGCTGTCCCTGTCGGTCCTCGTCTTCAACGTGGAGTACGGCGGCACTTCGGCCACCGACGCGGTGATCGGCAGCATCGGGGCGGATGTGGTCGGGGTCCTCGAGTCCTACAACCGGCTGCCGAAGATCGCGGCTGCTGCCGGCTACCCCTACTACGACGTCGGGCTGCAGATCCTGTCGAAGTACCCGATCCTCGAACCGTCCGGCGCGCATGGCCTCTACGCCTACCTCGAGGTCCGGCCGGGCGAGGCGATCGCGATGATCAACACCCACCTCGACTACGTGCACGACGGACCGAACCGCCTCGAGCGGGGCGCGACGGTCTCCGACGTGCTGGCCACCGAGAGGCAGGTCCGGCTCTCGACGATCCGCACCCTGCTCCCTTCGGCGGAGCACCTGCTCCTCGACGGCTGGCCACTGCTCCTGACCGGCGACCTCAACGAGCCCTCGCACTTGGACTGGACTGCGCGGACCGCCTCCCAGCACGACGGCATCGGACCCGTCGCCTGGCCGGTCAGCGAGGCCCTGACGTCGGCCGGGCTCCGCGACTCCTACCGCCAGGCCCACCCCGACCCCGTCGCCGATCCCGGCAACACGTGGGGCGGTGTCGCCGGAAGCCACGGCTCGCCTCGCCGGATCGACTACGCGTACGTCGGTGGTCCGGTCGAGGTGGTCGACAGCCAGGTCGTCGGCGAGAGGGGCGGGCCGGGAGTGGATCTCGGCTATCCCCACTGGACGTCGGACCACCGGGCCGTGCTGTCGAAGCTCACCGTCACCCCCGCACCCGTCCCGACCACCCTCGCCCTGTCGGCCCGGATGGTCTCCCGCGGCGACGAGGTCACGGCGTCCTACCGGATGCCTGACGGCCTGGCGGGCGGGCGGCTGCAGCTGGAGGGCCCCTCGTCTGACACCTTCCCGGCAACCGGGACGTCGGGCACCGTGCAGATCCCCACGAGCACGCTCGCCGCCGGGGCCTACCGGGTCCGCCTGCTCGGCCCGGACGGCACCGTGGTCGCCACCAACCGGCTGACCGTGCGGCCGCGCGCCGGGCGGATCCACCTGACCACCGACGCCAGGTCGTACGCCGTCGGGCAACAGATCACCGTGCACTGGGCCGACGGGCCGGCCAACCGCTGGGACTGGGTCGCGGTCTATCGGGCCGGCGCCGACAACCCCCGTCGGGACGACTACCTGGTCTGGGACTACACCGGCGGCCACGACGCCGGCGCCCTCCCGCCCCGCACCCACGGGACCCTCACGTTCGGCCGCGACCAGCAGGGAAAGCCGTGGCCCCTGCCGCCGGGTCGCTACACCGTGCACTACCTGCTGACCGACCAGTACCACAGCATCGGCTCGGCGGCCTTCACCGTGCGCTGA
- a CDS encoding DNA glycosylase AlkZ-like family protein, translated as MTAPTWPRVLGWRVRRQLLDPASDGSVADVVARLGAVPAWPDPAMELTVGVRRAGGRTGDAARALAANEVVKVYAFRGATHLMTPQDAGAYLAVRASSRMWELPSWVSFYRLAPEDWPRFREFVREAVADRSLTLSELTTAFGRSSRYRHLQAIIDEGNETLIKPLTWQGDLGLGPPRDGEATFQRLDDVPGWAGLPDLDEAGPAVVAAYLHVFGPASPARIHDWVGKGLGAGRAAVTRWLGLLDDRLETVTVEGDALLALREDVEDLRTASASTAVRLLPGRDPWVMAPGTSDPHVVPPAHREVVSRSANLVVSRGVLAGTWAVRRTRLEVDWFTESGRVPRAALDGEAARLSTFLDRPLELAVG; from the coding sequence GTGACCGCACCGACCTGGCCGCGAGTCCTCGGCTGGCGCGTGCGCCGACAGCTGCTGGACCCCGCGTCCGACGGCTCCGTCGCCGACGTGGTGGCCCGGCTCGGAGCCGTGCCGGCGTGGCCGGACCCGGCCATGGAGCTGACCGTCGGCGTACGCCGTGCCGGGGGCCGGACGGGTGACGCCGCCCGAGCCCTCGCGGCGAACGAGGTGGTCAAGGTCTACGCGTTCCGCGGCGCGACGCACCTGATGACGCCTCAGGACGCGGGGGCCTACCTGGCGGTGCGCGCATCGAGCCGGATGTGGGAGCTGCCGAGCTGGGTGAGCTTCTACCGGCTGGCGCCGGAGGACTGGCCGCGGTTCCGGGAGTTCGTGCGGGAGGCCGTGGCCGACCGGTCGCTCACGCTCTCGGAGCTGACCACGGCGTTCGGGCGGAGCAGCCGCTACCGGCACCTGCAGGCGATCATCGACGAGGGCAACGAGACGCTGATCAAGCCGCTGACCTGGCAGGGCGACCTCGGCCTGGGGCCGCCCCGGGACGGCGAGGCGACCTTCCAGCGCCTCGACGACGTGCCGGGGTGGGCCGGACTCCCCGACCTCGACGAGGCGGGGCCGGCGGTGGTGGCGGCGTACCTCCATGTCTTCGGCCCAGCCTCGCCGGCCCGGATCCACGACTGGGTCGGCAAGGGCCTCGGCGCCGGGCGGGCGGCGGTGACCCGATGGCTGGGCCTCCTCGACGACCGGCTCGAGACCGTGACCGTCGAGGGCGATGCGCTGCTGGCCCTGCGCGAGGACGTCGAGGACCTCCGGACGGCGTCGGCCTCCACCGCCGTCCGGCTGCTGCCCGGCCGCGACCCGTGGGTGATGGCACCCGGCACGTCGGACCCCCACGTCGTACCCCCGGCGCATCGCGAGGTGGTGAGCCGGTCGGCCAACCTCGTCGTCTCGCGCGGCGTGCTGGCGGGCACCTGGGCGGTCCGCCGGACCCGGCTGGAGGTGGACTGGTTCACCGAGTCCGGCCGGGTGCCGCGCGCCGCCCTCGACGGCGAGGCCGCCCGGCTGTCGACGTTCCTGGACCGGCCCCTCGAGCTCGCGGTCGGCTGA
- a CDS encoding APC family permease, which translates to MTTQVPYVEGEPITAMAVEERTKLVKSLRRFDMLFFTICALVGLDTLGQVSGYGAQTFTWLVVLAVFFVLPYALLMSELGSTFTEEGGPYEWMKLSWGRLPAGLGALLYWVTNPLWVGGSLAFISTAAWSDNIHHIGTGTFADYAFKLLFIWISIGVAVASLKRGKWIPNAGAIMRVVVLGLFSVTIVIYAAQHGVHGYSLHEFGPSTSVFLGLVPLLLFNYVGFELQNGAAEEMVDPQKDVPRSVAIGGVVAVLCYAVPIFGILEVLPRSQVSGIAGFLDAVKTTFGVYGGAQNVMVDLMALGFIFALVTSGSVWMMGSDRVQAVAAYDGAFIGWFGRFNKTFGTPVRVNVMSGVVATLFMIAAQRFTTGSAADTFTVVLYLATSTTLLSYLLIFPTVIKLRYSHPEVHRPYRLPFGMVGVWTTGIVCTAWMVLGSWVALFPGTIDEKVFGLSYSVEDSYGVSRMRFEAFTLGTLAVILVIGVIGYVLGAPVRNQSAPPAVEPSPTPSGPTPVGT; encoded by the coding sequence ATGACGACCCAGGTCCCCTATGTCGAGGGCGAGCCCATCACCGCGATGGCCGTCGAGGAGCGCACCAAGCTCGTCAAGAGCCTGCGCCGCTTCGACATGCTGTTCTTCACGATCTGCGCGCTGGTCGGTCTCGACACGCTGGGCCAGGTGTCCGGGTACGGCGCCCAGACCTTCACCTGGCTCGTCGTGCTCGCGGTCTTCTTCGTACTGCCCTACGCGCTCCTGATGTCGGAGCTCGGCAGCACCTTCACCGAGGAGGGCGGTCCCTACGAGTGGATGAAGCTGTCGTGGGGCCGGCTCCCTGCGGGCCTCGGCGCGCTCCTCTACTGGGTGACCAACCCCCTGTGGGTCGGCGGCTCGCTGGCCTTCATCTCGACGGCGGCGTGGAGCGACAACATCCATCACATCGGCACGGGGACCTTCGCCGACTACGCCTTCAAGCTGCTGTTCATCTGGATCAGCATCGGGGTCGCCGTGGCGTCGCTGAAGCGCGGCAAGTGGATCCCCAACGCCGGCGCGATCATGCGGGTCGTCGTGCTCGGCCTCTTCTCGGTGACCATCGTCATCTATGCGGCCCAGCACGGTGTCCACGGCTACTCGCTGCACGAGTTCGGCCCCAGCACGTCGGTGTTCCTCGGGCTGGTGCCCCTCCTGCTCTTCAACTACGTCGGGTTCGAGCTCCAGAACGGCGCGGCCGAGGAGATGGTCGACCCGCAGAAGGACGTCCCGCGGTCCGTCGCCATCGGCGGCGTCGTCGCCGTCCTCTGCTACGCCGTCCCGATCTTCGGCATCCTGGAGGTCCTGCCACGCAGCCAGGTCAGCGGCATCGCCGGCTTCCTCGACGCCGTCAAGACCACCTTCGGCGTGTACGGCGGTGCCCAGAACGTGATGGTCGACCTGATGGCGCTGGGGTTCATCTTCGCCCTGGTGACCTCGGGCAGCGTCTGGATGATGGGCTCGGACCGCGTGCAGGCCGTCGCGGCGTACGACGGCGCCTTCATCGGGTGGTTCGGCCGCTTCAACAAGACGTTCGGTACGCCGGTGCGGGTCAACGTCATGTCGGGCGTCGTCGCGACGCTCTTCATGATCGCGGCCCAGCGCTTCACCACCGGGTCCGCGGCGGACACGTTCACCGTGGTCCTCTACCTGGCCACGTCCACGACGCTGCTGTCCTACCTCTTGATCTTCCCGACGGTGATCAAGCTCCGCTACAGCCACCCCGAGGTGCACCGTCCCTACCGCCTGCCGTTCGGCATGGTCGGCGTCTGGACCACCGGCATCGTCTGCACGGCGTGGATGGTGCTCGGCTCGTGGGTGGCGCTGTTCCCCGGCACCATCGACGAGAAGGTGTTCGGGCTGTCCTACAGCGTCGAGGACTCGTACGGCGTCTCGCGGATGCGCTTCGAGGCCTTCACCCTGGGCACCCTCGCGGTGATCCTGGTGATCGGCGTGATCGGCTACGTCCTCGGTGCTCCGGTCCGCAACCAGAGCGCGCCGCCGGCCGTGGAGCCGTCGCCGACACCGTCGGGCCCGACGCCCGTCGGCACCTAG
- a CDS encoding nuclease-related domain-containing protein, with translation MDEISGIDQRKMRLRYAGTCSVCGAALPAKVEALYERSTKTVSCLAHDDPDETTVDVADAVDVAEVVDAGTPGASARREFERRKANREKRIRSSHPRLGGLIHALSDEPQSTTAWDTGALGEERLGRRLSELAGDTFLVLHDRRIPGTRANIDHLAVTGTGVYVIDAKKYRGRPQLRVEGGILRPRTERVLVGSRDCTELVDGVLHQVDVVRRFLTEDVPLHGVLCFVEADWPLFGGGFTSRGVEALWPQRLYPKLTAPGPLHGDTLADLHRRLAVALPPA, from the coding sequence GTGGACGAGATCTCGGGGATCGACCAGCGGAAGATGCGCCTCCGGTACGCCGGCACCTGCAGCGTGTGTGGAGCCGCGCTGCCGGCCAAGGTCGAGGCGTTGTACGAACGTTCGACCAAAACGGTCAGCTGCCTGGCCCACGACGACCCGGACGAGACCACGGTCGACGTTGCCGACGCCGTCGACGTCGCCGAGGTCGTCGACGCGGGCACGCCCGGCGCTTCTGCCCGCAGGGAGTTCGAACGTCGGAAGGCCAACAGGGAGAAGCGGATCCGAAGCAGCCACCCCAGGCTGGGAGGCCTCATCCATGCTCTGAGCGACGAGCCGCAGTCGACCACCGCCTGGGACACCGGAGCTCTCGGCGAGGAGCGACTGGGCCGCCGCCTCAGCGAGCTCGCCGGCGACACCTTCCTGGTGCTGCACGACCGGCGCATCCCGGGCACCCGTGCCAACATCGACCACCTCGCCGTGACCGGGACGGGTGTCTACGTGATCGACGCGAAGAAGTACCGTGGCCGTCCCCAGCTCCGGGTCGAGGGCGGGATCCTGCGTCCTCGAACCGAACGGGTCCTCGTCGGGTCGCGCGACTGCACCGAGCTCGTCGACGGTGTGCTCCACCAGGTGGACGTCGTACGCCGCTTCCTCACCGAGGACGTGCCGCTCCACGGCGTGCTCTGTTTCGTCGAGGCCGACTGGCCACTGTTCGGTGGCGGGTTCACCAGCCGCGGGGTGGAGGCGTTGTGGCCCCAGCGGCTGTACCCGAAGCTGACCGCTCCCGGCCCTCTGCACGGTGACACGCTGGCGGACCTCCACCGCCGGCTGGCCGTCGCCCTGCCGCCCGCGTGA
- a CDS encoding serine/threonine-protein kinase produces MGDAPKAPETIAGRYHVERPIGRGGMGTVWLCRDERLSRDVAVKQVGVLPGETAPDLARAMREARSSAALNHPHVVSVYDVVEEDDQIWLVMEYVPSRTLAQVIAEDGPLVPEAAVVIGAQIAEALATTHAAGTVHRDVKPGNILVTRDQVAKISDFGIARARDHDQLTTSGVLSGTPAYLSPELARGGDPTPAADVWALGATLYAAVEGRPPYDEQPNNLALLATIASSPPTPSEHAGFLTEPIERMLALDPAHRWSMSHAANVLRRLQERYAGTPVGDPTTELMAPRSSAPVAAAPIPAAEEALAEADDQHSLPPAVREESRRRRGPGVLAAVLAALLVLAAVGGFLLLGHQSGGSPSAVDHRHSSSPKVHDQSKHSSSTSGPTPSTTPSGPATPPPAPVSGASAQQFARSYYAALPTDTRDAWASLSSAFQARIGGYGNYQGFWSTITQLSVDATRAAGNRAVDVSLTYVRNDGGRESETRRLFLTRSGSSYLISGDAVVS; encoded by the coding sequence ATGGGGGATGCACCGAAAGCGCCTGAGACCATCGCCGGCCGCTACCACGTCGAGCGCCCGATCGGACGCGGCGGCATGGGCACGGTCTGGCTCTGCCGCGACGAACGGCTCAGTCGCGACGTCGCCGTCAAGCAGGTCGGCGTCCTGCCCGGCGAGACCGCGCCGGACCTGGCCCGCGCGATGCGCGAGGCCCGCTCGTCGGCGGCGCTCAACCACCCGCACGTGGTCTCGGTGTACGACGTGGTGGAGGAGGACGACCAGATCTGGCTGGTGATGGAGTACGTCCCCTCGCGCACGCTCGCGCAGGTGATCGCCGAGGACGGCCCCCTCGTCCCGGAGGCGGCGGTGGTGATCGGCGCGCAGATCGCCGAGGCCCTCGCCACGACCCATGCGGCCGGCACCGTGCACCGCGACGTGAAGCCGGGCAACATCCTGGTCACGCGCGACCAGGTGGCCAAGATCAGCGACTTCGGCATCGCCCGTGCCCGCGACCACGACCAGCTGACCACCAGCGGGGTGCTCAGCGGGACGCCGGCCTACCTCTCGCCCGAGCTCGCCCGAGGTGGGGACCCGACACCGGCCGCCGACGTGTGGGCACTCGGCGCGACTCTGTACGCCGCGGTCGAGGGCCGCCCGCCGTACGACGAGCAGCCGAACAACCTGGCCCTGCTGGCGACGATCGCCTCGTCACCGCCCACCCCGTCGGAGCACGCGGGGTTCCTCACCGAGCCGATCGAGCGGATGCTCGCCCTCGATCCAGCGCACCGCTGGTCGATGTCCCACGCCGCCAACGTGCTGCGCCGACTGCAGGAGCGCTACGCCGGCACGCCCGTCGGCGACCCCACGACCGAGCTGATGGCGCCGCGCAGCAGCGCTCCGGTCGCTGCGGCGCCGATTCCGGCGGCCGAGGAGGCGCTCGCCGAGGCCGACGACCAGCACTCGCTCCCGCCAGCGGTCCGCGAGGAGAGCCGGCGTCGCCGTGGCCCGGGCGTCCTTGCTGCGGTGCTCGCTGCGCTCCTCGTCCTGGCCGCCGTCGGCGGCTTCCTGCTGCTCGGCCACCAGTCCGGGGGCAGTCCGTCCGCCGTGGACCACCGCCACTCGTCCTCACCGAAGGTCCACGATCAGTCGAAGCACTCCTCGAGCACCTCGGGCCCGACACCGAGCACCACACCCTCGGGTCCGGCCACGCCACCGCCGGCTCCGGTGTCCGGAGCGAGCGCCCAGCAGTTCGCGCGGAGCTACTACGCCGCCCTGCCCACCGACACCCGCGACGCCTGGGCATCGCTGTCGTCGGCGTTCCAGGCGCGGATCGGCGGCTACGGCAACTACCAGGGCTTCTGGTCGACGATCACGCAGCTCTCGGTCGACGCCACCCGCGCCGCCGGCAACCGGGCCGTGGACGTCTCGCTGACCTACGTACGCAACGACGGAGGTCGCGAGAGCGAGACCAGGCGACTCTTTCTGACCCGCAGTGGCAGCAGCTACCTGATCAGCGGCGACGCCGTCGTGTCCTGA